Proteins encoded in a region of the Mucilaginibacter sabulilitoris genome:
- a CDS encoding M61 family metallopeptidase produces the protein MNLPTSKAQNTTIISYTVSFPEAQAHYADIEMHISDLNQDILDLKMPVWTPGSYLVREFAKNIESLSAAARTKPLAPRKINKNTWRITTKGISALTIKYRVYANENSVRTSYIDASHAFLSTSGIFIYPANMMHQPSTINIKPYKGWAQVSTSLEMVNGDPFTRRAPNYDILFDSPIEVGNQDVFGFNASGVKYEVCMYGGGNYDKERIKKDLHQIVEKEAAIYGENPNSHYVFIIHNHLKSGGGLEHLSSTVLGVSRDAYGTEKGYKNFLALAAHEHFHLWNVKRLRPVVLGPFDYDNENYTTNLWIAEGFTEYYQEIIVRRTNLYPVENYLDALVTEFNILENLPGKDVQTVAESSFDAWIKAYRPNENSANSTISYYNKGAIIGMMLDLEIINSSGGKYSLDDVMKYMYTEYYKTKKRGYTDGEFKKGFEKFAGKKLDDFYKKYINGLTPVDYNQYLGYAGYKITDELADNNDPALGLITATNGNKKVIVTSVLRGTAAYIDGINVNDELVAIDNNPITDAGTMLDGKKPGDKIQVSVTRDGLPLTIPVTLLKNARVKYQIVPVDNATPQQLQVRKKWLSL, from the coding sequence ATGAATCTACCTACCAGTAAGGCTCAAAATACCACTATCATATCCTACACCGTTTCGTTTCCAGAGGCTCAGGCGCATTATGCCGATATTGAAATGCATATTTCAGATTTAAATCAGGATATACTCGATCTGAAAATGCCCGTATGGACACCCGGCTCATACCTGGTAAGGGAGTTTGCAAAAAATATTGAATCGTTAAGCGCCGCAGCTAGAACAAAACCATTAGCTCCGCGTAAGATCAATAAAAACACCTGGCGTATCACTACCAAAGGCATATCGGCATTAACTATTAAATACAGGGTATATGCTAACGAAAACTCGGTACGCACCAGCTATATCGACGCGTCGCATGCTTTCTTGTCTACATCAGGTATATTTATTTATCCGGCTAACATGATGCACCAGCCATCAACCATTAACATTAAACCATACAAGGGCTGGGCCCAGGTTTCAACCAGTTTAGAAATGGTTAACGGCGATCCGTTTACCAGGCGTGCCCCTAACTATGATATCCTGTTCGATTCGCCTATTGAGGTGGGTAACCAGGATGTTTTTGGTTTTAATGCATCCGGTGTAAAATATGAGGTATGTATGTATGGCGGCGGTAATTATGATAAGGAGCGTATTAAAAAAGACCTGCATCAGATCGTGGAGAAAGAGGCTGCTATTTATGGCGAAAACCCCAACAGTCACTACGTCTTTATTATACATAATCATTTAAAAAGCGGTGGCGGCCTGGAACACTTGAGCTCCACTGTGTTAGGCGTTTCGCGCGATGCCTATGGTACCGAAAAGGGGTATAAGAATTTTTTAGCCCTGGCCGCTCATGAACATTTTCACCTGTGGAATGTAAAACGCCTGCGCCCGGTGGTGCTTGGTCCCTTTGATTATGATAACGAGAACTATACTACCAACCTTTGGATAGCCGAGGGTTTTACTGAATATTACCAGGAAATAATAGTGCGCCGCACCAATCTTTACCCCGTAGAAAATTATCTTGACGCCCTGGTAACCGAGTTTAATATATTGGAAAACCTGCCGGGTAAAGATGTACAAACCGTAGCCGAATCAAGTTTTGATGCCTGGATAAAGGCTTACCGGCCAAACGAAAACTCTGCCAACTCTACTATATCATATTACAACAAAGGGGCTATTATAGGTATGATGCTCGATCTGGAAATCATTAACAGCAGCGGGGGCAAATATTCGCTTGATGATGTGATGAAATATATGTACACTGAGTATTATAAGACCAAAAAACGCGGCTATACCGATGGTGAGTTTAAAAAAGGGTTTGAAAAATTTGCCGGTAAAAAGCTTGATGATTTTTATAAAAAATATATCAATGGCCTAACGCCTGTAGATTATAATCAATACCTGGGCTATGCAGGTTACAAAATTACCGATGAGCTGGCAGATAACAATGATCCGGCGCTTGGTTTAATTACCGCCACCAATGGTAATAAAAAGGTTATTGTTACCAGTGTGCTGCGTGGCACCGCGGCATATATCGATGGTATTAATGTTAATGATGAGCTTGTTGCTATTGATAACAACCCCATTACCGATGCCGGAACTATGCTTGATGGTAAAAAACCGGGCGATAAAATACAAGTGAGTGTGACCCGCGACGGCCTGCCGCTTACCATACCGGTCACCCTGTTAAAAAACGCACGGGTTAAATACCAAATTGTACCGGTTGATAATGCTACACCTCAGCAATTGCAGGTGCGGAAAAAGTGGTTGAGTTTGTAG
- a CDS encoding efflux RND transporter periplasmic adaptor subunit, translating to MRTRYIIYIALALLVAYLIYNKFFSPHAKESAAAIAAGGKGSKGRKNGPVSVNIMIVKDTAVNNIIDVTGSIDANEKVSLVSQTAGNITGIYFTEGSKVKKGQLLVKVYNQDLEASLQQIKYQETLAKQNEYRNKILLQKEAISQQEYDTSLTSLNSLKAQGDVIRAQISRTEIHAPFSGTIGLRNVSPGGYLSPQSPIAQLVNIDPAKVTFSVPERYLSIIGPGSKIRFNTESSRENFTATVYAIEPSIDVNSRTITVRAKAPNPKGLLTAGGFAKINLTLDQIPKTILLPTQAVIPDLKSSLVYVYQNGVAVSKPVKTDMRTDTKIQIIDGLKPGDSVVVSGLIQMRPKVPLKIAKVIK from the coding sequence ATGAGAACAAGGTATATCATTTACATCGCGCTGGCATTGCTGGTTGCTTATTTAATTTACAACAAATTTTTCAGCCCTCATGCTAAAGAATCGGCTGCTGCTATAGCCGCGGGCGGCAAGGGTAGTAAAGGGCGCAAAAACGGACCTGTGTCTGTTAATATCATGATTGTAAAGGATACCGCCGTTAACAATATTATAGATGTAACCGGATCAATTGATGCCAATGAAAAAGTAAGCCTGGTAAGCCAAACCGCCGGCAACATTACCGGCATATATTTTACCGAAGGCAGCAAGGTAAAAAAAGGACAGTTGCTGGTAAAAGTATATAACCAGGATCTGGAGGCGTCGCTGCAACAGATTAAATACCAGGAAACCCTGGCCAAACAGAATGAATACCGTAACAAGATATTATTGCAGAAAGAAGCTATAAGCCAGCAAGAGTATGATACCTCGTTAACTTCACTTAACTCGTTAAAAGCACAGGGTGACGTAATCAGGGCGCAAATATCACGCACAGAGATACACGCACCTTTTTCGGGCACCATTGGCTTGCGTAACGTGAGCCCCGGTGGCTACCTGTCGCCACAATCTCCTATTGCGCAGCTGGTAAATATTGACCCGGCTAAAGTTACTTTTTCGGTTCCTGAGCGCTACTTATCCATCATTGGCCCGGGCAGCAAAATTAGGTTTAATACCGAAAGCTCGAGAGAAAATTTTACAGCTACCGTTTATGCTATTGAGCCATCAATTGATGTAAATTCACGTACTATAACAGTGAGGGCTAAAGCACCCAACCCCAAAGGCTTACTTACGGCGGGAGGCTTTGCAAAAATTAATTTAACACTTGATCAGATACCCAAAACTATTTTATTACCAACACAGGCGGTTATACCCGATTTAAAAAGCAGCCTGGTTTACGTTTATCAAAATGGTGTAGCTGTATCAAAACCAGTAAAAACCGATATGCGCACAGATACCAAAATACAAATCATTGACGGTTTAAAACCCGGCGACAGTGTGGTGGTATCGGGCCTTATACAAATGCGACCAAAAGTTCCTTTAAAAATTGCTAAAGTAATTAAGTAA
- a CDS encoding MarR family winged helix-turn-helix transcriptional regulator — MKLIEPISRKLIRLGKLYQSVLARHTAHLDVNQYHYILSLICYHDGQLSQKALAEILGKDKSAMVNIINLLSAKGFVYRENNPNDRREQILKVTEKAKQAVPHIVETFKNMNADITQGISAADMQIFESVLLRMHNNISKEQQPD, encoded by the coding sequence ATGAAATTAATAGAGCCCATATCGCGCAAACTGATACGCCTTGGTAAATTGTACCAAAGCGTACTGGCCCGGCATACGGCACACCTCGACGTAAATCAATACCATTATATTCTGTCGCTAATTTGTTACCATGATGGGCAATTATCCCAAAAGGCGCTGGCAGAAATATTAGGCAAGGATAAATCAGCCATGGTTAACATCATTAACCTGCTTAGCGCCAAAGGATTTGTTTACCGTGAAAACAATCCTAATGACCGCCGCGAGCAAATACTAAAAGTTACAGAAAAGGCAAAACAGGCGGTACCGCATATTGTGGAAACCTTTAAAAACATGAACGCCGACATTACGCAGGGTATATCAGCAGCAGATATGCAAATATTTGAAAGCGTTTTGTTGCGTATGCATAATAATATAAGCAAAGAACAACAACCTGACTAA
- a CDS encoding NHL repeat-containing protein: MKTNSNPVLLLGVSIILFIAACKKNTEAPSTVSDIDKLGVMSATAAAKAHASLTVVTFAGHINSFGYADGTGSTAFFNYPAGIDLMDDGTLYVADSYNNKIRKITPGNVVSTIPIPNASDGASLVYPRSVRVSKDGSINIISDGRHNILILKPGGALSTPAVSLRQGEFSGVTSLEHDPYSDILWMSTNASFRKFLPDNAGNIGINPYYVPVDSLKYLPNPYTSYYIMALYCGYNGIKYLAMDGKHIYKYTPSGLFTEIYKDLKFNGITSIIASKDSRVLYIADQGAIKSIVNGKLQFLVGPNNKYPFGRDGVGSQAGVYAQSLALSKDESTIYFSDNSCIRKLYLR, translated from the coding sequence ATGAAAACCAATAGTAATCCTGTCCTGCTGCTTGGCGTTAGTATTATTTTATTTATCGCCGCCTGTAAAAAAAATACAGAAGCACCTTCAACTGTTTCCGACATAGACAAACTGGGGGTAATGAGCGCCACGGCTGCTGCAAAAGCCCATGCCTCCTTAACGGTGGTAACCTTTGCCGGGCACATTAATTCATTTGGATATGCGGATGGTACAGGCAGTACGGCCTTCTTCAATTATCCGGCTGGGATTGACTTAATGGATGATGGGACGCTTTATGTGGCCGATAGTTATAATAACAAGATTCGTAAAATAACACCAGGCAATGTGGTGTCAACAATACCCATCCCTAATGCTAGCGATGGCGCAAGCCTGGTGTATCCCCGATCGGTAAGGGTATCAAAAGATGGAAGCATTAATATAATATCGGATGGAAGGCATAATATTTTGATCCTGAAACCGGGAGGCGCGCTGTCGACACCGGCAGTTTCATTACGACAGGGCGAATTCAGCGGGGTTACCTCTCTTGAACATGATCCCTACAGCGATATTCTTTGGATGAGCACCAATGCCAGCTTCCGGAAATTTTTGCCGGATAATGCCGGAAATATTGGGATAAATCCATACTATGTACCTGTTGACTCATTGAAATATTTACCAAATCCTTATACATCATATTATATTATGGCGCTTTATTGCGGATATAACGGAATAAAATATTTAGCTATGGACGGTAAACATATATATAAGTACACTCCATCAGGGTTATTTACTGAGATTTATAAAGACCTGAAATTTAATGGTATTACGAGCATAATAGCCTCAAAAGATAGCCGGGTTTTATATATCGCCGACCAGGGGGCAATAAAAAGCATCGTTAACGGAAAACTTCAGTTCCTTGTCGGGCCGAATAATAAATACCCTTTTGGTCGTGATGGAGTTGGGTCACAAGCGGGTGTTTATGCCCAGAGCCTGGCGTTATCAAAAGACGAAAGCACAATTTACTTTAGCGACAATTCCTGTATTCGGAAACTCTATTTAAGATAA
- a CDS encoding APC family permease, producing MPSAAALKKIRPIQLIAVIFFTVSGGPYGLEPLLSYAGDHGALLILLFTPLLWDVPAIFTVMELNSMMPVTGGYYKWVKYALGTRWGFYEGWWTWLYTFVDLAIYPVLFVQYASFFFPGLLQYQVPVCLLIIWASAGLNILGIVPVGKVSLFLSAAVLAPVIVLVVLAIYQHSGSLAVPAPSLKGISFPSFGMALYTVMWNCLGWDNITTYAEEVEKPVRSYKVSMITAFVLVMVVYFFITWVAQQSGINHDTLTNDGFPALGVLIGGQWLGIAVAAGGMASTLGIYAAVLLSVSRVPQVMSEDNLLPAGLNRLHRRFKTPYISIIICSLVVSLMILWTFADLLIIDVTVYGAGLSLEYISLIKLRIKEPHKIRPFRVPLDVTGLCLVLLLPFIVYIVALGGAFSSTPEALKAAVFAIGALLSAEIAWRIILISRPHLKRDKL from the coding sequence ATGCCGTCAGCCGCTGCTTTAAAAAAAATCAGGCCTATACAGCTTATCGCTGTTATCTTTTTTACTGTTTCCGGGGGCCCTTACGGACTAGAGCCTCTGTTAAGTTACGCAGGCGATCATGGCGCCCTGCTCATACTATTGTTTACGCCGTTGCTTTGGGATGTGCCGGCCATATTTACAGTGATGGAACTCAATAGCATGATGCCCGTAACCGGCGGCTATTATAAATGGGTTAAATATGCGTTAGGCACCCGCTGGGGTTTTTACGAAGGCTGGTGGACCTGGCTTTATACCTTTGTTGACCTGGCTATTTATCCGGTTCTGTTTGTGCAGTACGCTTCATTCTTTTTTCCGGGTTTGCTGCAATATCAGGTGCCTGTTTGTTTGCTTATTATATGGGCATCGGCGGGGTTAAATATATTGGGTATAGTGCCAGTAGGTAAGGTGTCCTTGTTTTTAAGCGCGGCCGTGCTGGCGCCCGTTATTGTGCTGGTTGTTCTGGCTATTTATCAACACAGTGGCAGCTTAGCTGTACCGGCACCGTCATTAAAAGGTATTTCTTTTCCGTCGTTTGGGATGGCCTTATACACCGTAATGTGGAACTGTCTGGGCTGGGACAATATTACCACCTATGCCGAGGAGGTTGAAAAACCCGTTCGCTCTTATAAAGTATCAATGATTACTGCTTTTGTACTGGTTATGGTAGTTTACTTTTTTATTACCTGGGTAGCGCAGCAATCGGGCATTAACCATGATACTTTAACTAATGATGGTTTCCCGGCATTGGGTGTGTTGATAGGCGGACAGTGGCTGGGCATTGCCGTTGCTGCTGGCGGCATGGCCAGTACACTGGGTATTTACGCCGCTGTACTGTTATCGGTATCGCGGGTGCCCCAGGTAATGTCTGAAGATAATTTACTACCAGCCGGTTTAAACAGACTTCACCGCAGGTTTAAAACCCCCTATATCTCCATTATCATTTGCTCGCTGGTGGTTAGCTTGATGATATTATGGACCTTTGCTGATTTGCTTATTATTGATGTAACGGTATATGGCGCGGGTTTATCGCTGGAATATATTTCGCTTATAAAACTCAGGATAAAGGAACCTCATAAAATCCGGCCTTTTCGTGTTCCTTTAGATGTTACGGGACTTTGCCTTGTGCTCCTGCTGCCATTTATTGTTTATATAGTTGCCCTCGGCGGTGCGTTTTCGTCAACTCCCGAGGCGCTTAAGGCTGCAGTATTTGCCATAGGAGCTTTGCTAAGTGCTGAAATTGCCTGGCGTATTATTTTAATAAGCAGGCCGCATTTAAAAAGAGACAAGCTATAA
- the gltX gene encoding glutamate--tRNA ligase: MTDKKVRVRFAPSPTGGLHLGGVRTVLFNYLFAKKHHGDFILRIEDTDQTRYVEGAEEYILDCLKWCGLQPDESPVAGGQFAPYRQSERKAIYREYAERLVMQGHAYYAFDTAEELDKNRKEIPNFQYGQVYRKSLRNSISLPQHEVDALLDAGTPHVIRIKMPADETISFMDMIRGHVSFETNLVDDKVLLKADGMPTYHLAVVVDDFLMKISHAFRGEEWLPSAPVHLLLWEYLGWKNQMPQWAHLPLILKPDGHGKLSKRDGDRLGFPVYAMNWFDAKSGDLTAGFRELGFLPEAFLNLLATLGWNDGTDREIFTLDELIEKFSLERVSKAGAKFDFEKAKWFNAEWIKKLDAESLAPKVKTILEDKGITVADEDYLLAVINLVKDRCVLLPDFYTQAAYFFEQPKEYDLNAVKPKWTDAKTDFFNALTALLNSSETALEAHGFEAQFKTLMEEKALKAGDVMLPFRIMLVGGKFGPHVFDIAAQLGRTETVSRMAKALTEFSS; encoded by the coding sequence ATGACCGATAAAAAAGTAAGAGTCCGTTTTGCACCAAGCCCAACCGGTGGTTTGCACCTGGGTGGTGTGCGTACCGTATTGTTCAATTATTTATTCGCCAAAAAACATCATGGCGATTTTATTTTAAGAATTGAAGACACCGACCAAACCCGTTATGTAGAAGGTGCTGAGGAATATATTTTAGATTGCCTGAAATGGTGTGGTTTACAGCCGGATGAGAGTCCCGTTGCAGGAGGCCAATTCGCTCCCTATCGCCAGAGTGAGCGTAAAGCCATATACCGCGAATATGCCGAGCGCCTGGTAATGCAGGGACATGCCTATTATGCTTTTGATACTGCCGAAGAACTGGATAAAAACCGTAAGGAGATCCCTAATTTTCAATATGGCCAGGTTTACCGTAAAAGCCTGCGCAACTCTATTTCGTTGCCGCAGCATGAAGTTGATGCCCTGCTTGACGCCGGCACCCCACATGTGATCCGTATTAAAATGCCTGCCGACGAAACAATTAGTTTCATGGATATGATACGCGGCCATGTAAGCTTTGAAACTAACCTTGTTGATGATAAGGTATTGTTAAAAGCCGATGGTATGCCAACCTATCACCTGGCCGTTGTTGTTGATGACTTCCTCATGAAAATTTCGCACGCATTTCGTGGCGAAGAGTGGCTGCCATCTGCCCCGGTACATTTATTATTGTGGGAATACCTCGGCTGGAAAAACCAGATGCCGCAATGGGCGCATTTGCCACTGATACTGAAACCCGACGGCCATGGTAAACTGAGCAAGCGCGATGGCGACCGCCTCGGATTCCCGGTGTATGCCATGAACTGGTTTGATGCCAAAAGCGGCGATCTTACCGCTGGTTTTCGCGAATTGGGCTTTTTGCCAGAAGCGTTTTTAAACCTGCTGGCCACCCTGGGTTGGAATGATGGTACCGACCGGGAAATATTTACATTGGATGAACTGATAGAAAAATTTTCGCTGGAGCGGGTAAGCAAGGCCGGAGCCAAATTTGATTTTGAAAAAGCCAAGTGGTTCAATGCCGAATGGATAAAAAAGCTTGATGCAGAAAGCTTAGCTCCAAAAGTAAAGACCATTTTAGAAGATAAAGGAATTACCGTTGCCGATGAGGATTACTTATTGGCCGTTATTAACCTGGTTAAAGACCGCTGCGTATTGCTGCCCGATTTTTATACACAGGCGGCATACTTTTTTGAGCAACCCAAAGAATACGACCTGAACGCGGTAAAACCCAAATGGACAGATGCTAAAACCGATTTCTTTAACGCATTAACCGCATTATTAAACAGCAGCGAAACCGCTCTTGAAGCGCATGGTTTTGAGGCGCAGTTTAAAACCCTGATGGAAGAAAAAGCCCTGAAAGCCGGCGATGTAATGCTGCCATTCCGCATTATGCTGGTTGGTGGTAAATTTGGCCCCCATGTGTTTGATATTGCAGCGCAGCTTGGCCGGACCGAAACCGTTAGCAGAATGGCAAAAGCATTAACTGAGTTTAGCTCGTAA
- a CDS encoding class I SAM-dependent methyltransferase: MITKTFKNVAGQTEDEFYTSFFTQNPHWNKATPNADENLRWKIIEKFLYYIKGYQKSTGRLNSNNILDMGCGRGWLSNLLANYGHVIAIEPVRPVVEHARKLFPHLDIRCGTAGDLVADGKLSYFDVIVCSEVIEHIPDAQKADFIFALKSLLKKGGFLMMTTPRKDAEAEWIKYGNAAQPVEDWMTEKALGSLFEQAGLTNHLLSRAAMPPVKKAPEIEIYQLWLVQN; the protein is encoded by the coding sequence TTGATTACGAAAACGTTTAAAAATGTCGCCGGCCAAACCGAGGATGAATTTTACACCAGTTTTTTTACTCAAAATCCTCACTGGAATAAAGCAACACCCAACGCTGACGAAAACCTGAGATGGAAGATCATCGAGAAATTTTTATACTATATCAAAGGATATCAAAAATCAACGGGTAGGTTAAATTCAAATAACATACTTGACATGGGCTGCGGCCGCGGCTGGTTAAGTAATCTTTTGGCAAATTATGGCCATGTAATAGCCATCGAGCCGGTGAGGCCCGTTGTGGAACACGCCCGTAAATTATTCCCCCATCTTGATATCAGGTGCGGAACTGCAGGAGATTTAGTTGCAGACGGTAAACTATCTTATTTCGACGTTATTGTATGCTCGGAAGTTATTGAACACATACCGGATGCCCAGAAGGCTGATTTTATATTTGCCTTAAAAAGCCTGCTTAAAAAAGGTGGCTTTTTAATGATGACCACACCCCGCAAAGACGCAGAAGCAGAATGGATAAAATACGGCAACGCGGCGCAGCCTGTGGAAGATTGGATGACCGAAAAAGCGCTCGGATCATTATTTGAACAGGCCGGGTTAACAAATCATTTACTTTCACGGGCAGCTATGCCGCCCGTGAAAAAAGCTCCGGAAATTGAGATATACCAGTTATGGCTGGTGCAAAATTAA